A stretch of Sinimarinibacterium sp. NLF-5-8 DNA encodes these proteins:
- the acnB gene encoding bifunctional aconitate hydratase 2/2-methylisocitrate dehydratase yields the protein MLQAYRQHVAERAALGIPPLPLTAQQTADVIELIKNPPAGEAEFLLDLLIHRVPPGVDDAAKVKASFLAVVADGELKVDLISRAKATELLGTMLGGYNVKPLIDLIDDAEVGTIAAHALKHTLLMFDFFHDVAELAKNGSANAKAVIQSWADAEWFTARPEVPQKITTTVFKVPGETNTDDLSPAPDAWSRPDIPLHYLAMLKMARPDAAFQPEEDSKRGPIQFIEDLKKKGHTIAYVGDVVGTGSSRKSATNSVLWGTGEDIPFVPNKRFGGVVLGGKIAPIFFNTMEDSGALPIEVDVSKMDMGDVIDVFPYDGKVEKNGEVIATFTLSSPVLIDEVRAGGRINLIIGRGLTARAREHLGLGTSSVFKLPVDPADTGKGYTLAQKLVGRACGLPEGKGIRAGTYCEPKMTTVGSQDTTGPMTRDELKDLACLGFSADLVMQSFCHTAAYPKPVDVKTHRELPEFMSSRGGVALRPGDGIIHSWLNRMLLPDTVGTGGDSHTRFPIGISFPAGSGLVAFAAATGVMPLDMPESVLVRFKGQMQPGVTLRDLVHAIPLYAIKAGLLTVAKAGKKNIFSGRILEIEGLPNLKVEQAFELSDASAERSAAGCTIKLNKEPIIEYLNSNIVLLKNMIANGYKDARTIERRIQKMQAWLANPQLMEADADAEYAAVIEIDMNEIIEPIVCCPNDPDDAKTLSDVAGTKIDEAFIGSCMTNIGHFRAASKILEGKKDLATRLWVAPPTKMDQAELVKEGTYNTFGVAGARTEMPGCSLCMGNQAQMREGATGISTSTRNFPNRLGKNTNIFLGSAELAAVASKLGRLPTREEYLTETGVVTENADQIYRYMNFDQLEEYVEVAKTVGA from the coding sequence ATGTTGCAAGCCTATCGCCAACATGTTGCCGAGCGCGCTGCGCTGGGCATCCCGCCCCTGCCTCTGACCGCGCAGCAAACCGCCGATGTCATCGAGCTGATCAAAAACCCGCCCGCAGGCGAGGCCGAGTTTCTGCTCGACCTGCTCATCCATCGCGTGCCGCCCGGCGTGGACGATGCAGCCAAAGTCAAAGCCTCCTTCTTGGCAGTTGTGGCCGATGGCGAACTCAAGGTTGACCTCATCTCGCGCGCCAAAGCCACCGAACTGCTCGGCACCATGCTCGGCGGTTACAACGTCAAGCCGCTGATTGACCTGATCGACGACGCCGAAGTCGGCACCATCGCCGCCCATGCGCTCAAGCACACGCTGCTGATGTTTGACTTTTTCCACGACGTTGCCGAGCTGGCCAAAAATGGCAGCGCCAACGCCAAGGCCGTGATCCAATCCTGGGCCGACGCCGAGTGGTTCACCGCGCGTCCCGAAGTGCCGCAAAAAATCACCACCACCGTCTTCAAGGTGCCCGGCGAAACCAACACCGACGATCTGTCGCCCGCACCCGATGCCTGGAGCCGTCCTGACATCCCGCTGCACTACCTCGCCATGCTCAAAATGGCGCGCCCCGATGCGGCGTTCCAGCCTGAAGAAGACAGCAAGCGCGGCCCGATCCAGTTCATCGAAGACCTGAAGAAAAAAGGCCACACCATTGCCTACGTCGGTGACGTGGTCGGCACCGGCTCCTCACGCAAATCGGCCACCAACAGCGTGCTGTGGGGCACGGGCGAAGACATCCCGTTTGTGCCCAACAAACGCTTTGGCGGCGTGGTGCTCGGCGGCAAGATCGCACCGATTTTCTTCAACACCATGGAAGACTCCGGCGCCCTGCCGATCGAAGTGGACGTGTCGAAAATGGACATGGGCGACGTCATCGACGTCTTCCCCTACGACGGCAAGGTTGAGAAAAACGGCGAAGTCATCGCCACCTTCACCCTCAGCAGCCCGGTACTGATCGACGAAGTGCGCGCCGGTGGCCGTATCAACCTGATCATTGGCCGTGGCCTGACCGCGCGCGCGCGCGAACACCTCGGCCTGGGCACGTCCAGCGTATTCAAACTGCCGGTTGACCCCGCAGACACCGGCAAGGGCTACACCCTGGCGCAAAAACTGGTGGGACGCGCCTGCGGCCTACCAGAGGGCAAAGGCATCCGCGCCGGCACCTACTGCGAACCGAAGATGACCACCGTGGGTTCGCAAGACACCACCGGCCCGATGACCCGCGACGAGCTCAAAGACCTCGCCTGCCTCGGCTTTTCTGCCGACCTGGTCATGCAGTCCTTCTGCCACACCGCCGCCTATCCCAAGCCCGTAGACGTCAAAACCCACCGCGAACTGCCGGAGTTCATGAGCAGCCGTGGCGGCGTGGCGCTGCGTCCGGGCGACGGCATCATCCACAGCTGGCTCAACCGCATGCTGCTGCCCGACACCGTCGGCACCGGCGGCGACTCGCACACCCGCTTCCCCATCGGCATCTCCTTCCCGGCCGGTTCCGGCCTGGTCGCGTTTGCCGCCGCCACCGGCGTGATGCCGCTGGACATGCCGGAATCGGTGCTGGTGCGCTTCAAGGGTCAAATGCAGCCCGGCGTTACCCTGCGCGACCTGGTTCACGCCATTCCGCTGTACGCGATCAAGGCCGGTTTGCTCACCGTTGCCAAGGCCGGCAAGAAAAACATCTTCTCCGGCCGCATTTTAGAAATCGAAGGCCTGCCCAACCTCAAGGTGGAACAAGCCTTTGAGCTCTCCGACGCCAGCGCCGAGCGCTCCGCCGCCGGTTGCACGATCAAACTCAACAAAGAGCCGATCATCGAGTACCTCAACTCCAACATCGTGCTGCTGAAGAACATGATCGCCAACGGCTACAAAGACGCGCGCACCATCGAACGCCGCATCCAGAAAATGCAGGCCTGGCTCGCCAACCCGCAGCTGATGGAAGCCGATGCCGACGCCGAATACGCCGCCGTGATCGAAATCGACATGAACGAAATCATCGAACCGATCGTCTGCTGCCCCAACGACCCGGACGATGCCAAAACCCTGTCCGACGTCGCTGGCACCAAGATCGACGAAGCGTTCATTGGCTCGTGCATGACCAACATCGGTCACTTCCGCGCCGCCAGCAAAATCCTTGAAGGCAAAAAGGACCTCGCCACCCGTCTGTGGGTCGCCCCGCCGACCAAGATGGATCAGGCCGAGCTGGTCAAGGAAGGCACCTACAACACCTTCGGCGTTGCTGGCGCGCGCACCGAAATGCCGGGCTGCTCGCTGTGCATGGGCAACCAGGCGCAAATGCGTGAAGGCGCCACCGGCATCTCTACCTCCACCCGCAACTTCCCCAACCGCTTGGGTAAAAACACCAACATCTTCCTCGGCTCCGCCGAGCTGGCTGCGGTGGCCTCCAAACTGGGACGCCTGCCCACGCGCGAGGAATACCTGACCGAAACCGGTGTGGTTACCGAAAATGCCGACCAGATCTACCGCTACATGAACTTCGACCAGCTCGAAGAGTATGTCGAGGTTGCCAAGACCGTCGGCGCCTGA
- the mnmA gene encoding tRNA 2-thiouridine(34) synthase MnmA gives MSAAHVIVGMSGGVDSSVTAYLLKEQGYRVSGLFMVNWTEDEAGYCSAADDFQDARQVCEELDIPLHRVDFSAEYRARVFDQFLADYAAGKTPNPDVLCNREVKFLPFRDYALRLGADWIATGHYARIAHAADGAQLLRAADDNKDQTYFLAGVTPAQFERVLFPLGDLTKPEVRAIATRAGLGVHRKKDSTGICFIGEREFRSFLAHYLKPDPGPIVDADGNTVGQHQGLMYYTLGQRRGLGIGGTKTGIDAPWYVIGKDPARKALLVAQDAQHPRLMATSLRAAPFNALAAIEPNQKLLARIRHRAALAPCTVTPEADGWRVIFDTPQRAAVDGQFCVLYDGARCVGGGEISQVHTVG, from the coding sequence ATGAGCGCAGCACACGTCATTGTGGGCATGTCGGGTGGCGTCGATTCCTCCGTCACCGCTTACCTGCTCAAAGAACAGGGCTACCGCGTCTCTGGCCTGTTCATGGTCAACTGGACTGAGGACGAAGCCGGTTATTGCAGCGCCGCCGATGACTTCCAGGACGCGCGCCAGGTCTGTGAAGAACTGGATATTCCGCTGCACCGCGTGGATTTTTCTGCCGAATACCGCGCGCGCGTGTTCGATCAGTTTCTGGCGGATTACGCTGCCGGAAAAACGCCGAACCCTGATGTGCTGTGCAATCGTGAAGTGAAGTTTTTGCCATTTCGCGATTACGCCCTGCGCCTCGGCGCGGACTGGATCGCCACCGGCCATTACGCGCGCATTGCCCACGCCGCAGACGGCGCGCAACTGCTGCGCGCAGCCGATGACAACAAAGATCAAACCTACTTTTTAGCCGGCGTGACGCCCGCGCAATTTGAGCGCGTGCTGTTTCCGCTGGGCGATCTCACCAAACCCGAAGTGCGCGCCATCGCCACCCGCGCCGGGCTGGGCGTCCACCGCAAAAAAGATTCCACCGGCATTTGTTTTATTGGCGAGCGTGAGTTTCGCAGCTTTTTGGCCCACTACCTCAAGCCCGATCCGGGGCCGATTGTGGATGCGGACGGCAACACCGTGGGTCAGCATCAAGGGCTGATGTACTACACCCTGGGCCAGCGCCGGGGTCTGGGCATTGGCGGCACCAAAACCGGCATTGATGCGCCGTGGTACGTCATCGGCAAAGACCCTGCGCGCAAAGCCTTGTTGGTGGCCCAAGACGCGCAACACCCGCGCCTGATGGCGACCAGCCTGCGCGCGGCGCCATTTAATGCCTTGGCTGCGATTGAGCCGAATCAAAAACTGCTGGCGCGGATTCGTCACCGTGCGGCACTGGCCCCCTGCACCGTTACTCCCGAAGCCGACGGTTGGCGGGTGATTTTTGACACGCCGCAGCGCGCGGCCGTAGATGGCCAGTTTTGCGTGCTCTACGACGGCGCGCGCTGCGTCGGCGGCGGTGAAATCAGCCAGGTGCACACGGTCGGCTAA
- a CDS encoding NUDIX hydrolase, with translation MKAIHTTVACVVEREGRFLTVEERINGQLMLNQPAGHWENGETLVEAAVRETLEETCWEVQPTHVLGLYHTDPEHLDYGFIRIAFVARAIRLRNDVQLDQDIERALWMSRDELLAARARHRSPKLLQCVDDYLAGRRFPLDFIKHL, from the coding sequence TTGAAAGCCATTCACACCACGGTGGCCTGCGTCGTGGAACGAGAAGGCCGTTTTTTGACCGTTGAAGAACGCATCAACGGCCAACTGATGCTCAACCAGCCCGCCGGACACTGGGAAAACGGCGAAACCCTGGTTGAAGCCGCGGTGCGCGAAACCCTGGAAGAAACCTGCTGGGAAGTGCAGCCCACGCATGTGCTGGGGCTGTATCACACCGACCCCGAACACCTGGATTACGGCTTTATCCGCATCGCCTTTGTCGCGCGCGCCATCCGATTGCGCAATGACGTGCAGTTGGATCAAGACATTGAGCGCGCGCTATGGATGAGCCGCGATGAGCTGCTCGCCGCGCGCGCGCGCCATCGCAGCCCCAAGCTGCTGCAATGCGTGGATGACTACCTCGCCGGGCGGCGTTTTCCGCTGGATTTCATCAAGCATCTATGA
- a CDS encoding type II secretion system protein N: MNKPLRLLTLGVFVFIIGLVVHAPVATLHAWIAPRLANAPVHISGLDGTLFKGQAARIAYQERPVVDELQWSFAPLELLKARVGAHVRSTQPPLRVDGVIAQGLAGQFFSDLRASGDLRSLAALAGQSFIPVNAQLGLNLSQLHLRQGWPQQAQGQLQLLDLAWTLGAPTVLGDFEAQISTDGDAIVADIKSLKGALDVRGSARVQADRSYSLDLQLRARADAPPMVVNLLTQLGRPDAEGFYTLKNNGQAAADRNTAPASPAPDQNKTQTLIDLN; encoded by the coding sequence ATGAACAAACCTCTGCGATTGCTCACTCTGGGTGTTTTCGTTTTCATCATCGGCCTTGTCGTCCACGCGCCGGTTGCCACGCTGCATGCCTGGATTGCCCCCAGACTGGCCAATGCGCCGGTACACATCAGCGGTCTGGATGGCACCCTTTTCAAAGGCCAGGCCGCGCGCATTGCCTATCAGGAACGCCCCGTCGTCGATGAGCTGCAATGGTCATTTGCACCACTGGAACTGCTCAAGGCACGCGTCGGCGCACATGTGCGCAGCACACAGCCGCCGCTGCGAGTTGATGGCGTCATCGCCCAGGGCTTGGCCGGACAATTTTTCAGCGATCTGCGTGCCAGCGGCGATCTGCGTAGCCTGGCGGCACTGGCCGGGCAAAGTTTCATCCCTGTCAACGCACAGCTGGGACTCAATCTCAGCCAGCTGCACTTGCGCCAGGGCTGGCCGCAACAGGCGCAGGGGCAACTGCAATTGCTGGATCTGGCGTGGACACTGGGCGCGCCCACCGTTCTCGGCGACTTTGAAGCCCAGATCAGTACCGACGGCGACGCCATCGTTGCCGACATCAAAAGCCTCAAGGGCGCACTGGACGTGCGCGGCAGCGCGCGCGTACAAGCCGACCGCAGCTATTCGCTCGATCTGCAACTGCGCGCGCGCGCGGATGCCCCGCCGATGGTCGTCAACTTGCTGACGCAACTGGGCCGCCCCGATGCCGAAGGGTTCTACACCCTCAAAAACAACGGACAGGCCGCCGCCGACCGCAACACCGCGCCAGCATCGCCAGCGCCGGATCAAAACAAGACTCAAACCCTGATCGATCTGAATTGA
- the gspM gene encoding type II secretion system protein GspM: MKDIIDNLQQALLQLTPRERLIVLLGGVFVITTLLYSLAWQPLTRQYAQSQAALARARATATRIEEAAALVRGSANGRQLDRSTSLLTAVDQTSRSATLGKAPSRVQPEGDKEVKIWIDDVPFDNVLRWLGELQNRYAIHADSTEIERGSATGLVNIRLSLVRG, from the coding sequence ATGAAAGACATCATCGACAATCTGCAGCAGGCTCTGCTGCAACTGACGCCACGCGAGCGCCTGATCGTGCTGCTCGGCGGTGTCTTCGTCATCACGACCCTGCTCTACTCACTGGCATGGCAACCGCTGACCCGCCAGTACGCACAAAGCCAGGCCGCGCTGGCGCGCGCGCGCGCCACCGCCACCCGCATCGAAGAAGCCGCCGCCCTCGTTCGCGGCTCGGCAAATGGCCGTCAGCTGGATCGCAGCACTTCTTTGCTCACCGCCGTGGATCAGACCAGCCGCTCGGCCACGCTCGGCAAGGCACCTTCACGGGTGCAGCCCGAAGGGGATAAGGAGGTCAAAATCTGGATCGACGATGTCCCGTTCGACAACGTCCTGCGCTGGCTTGGCGAGCTGCAGAACCGTTACGCAATCCATGCCGACAGTACCGAAATCGAACGCGGCAGTGCCACTGGGCTGGTCAACATTCGCCTCAGCCTGGTTCGTGGATAA
- the gspL gene encoding type II secretion system protein GspL, with product MRETLYFRLRGLDTPSSVAYCIAGDSAAVSFDVAHAPLETVLEQAAGRRVVGFIPGADVHLTCMELPARQRSKALLAAPFALEDQLADDVDALHFAIGSKQPSGWPLAAIRQSTLAAYVERLAQYGVRADALIPDLLALPVPGDEQMVLLVEAQDVLLRTSAYQGLSCLRDDLPLCLQLSDPDKQRTLRVIVPRNQTFDPSTLDATVEPLSGFSDPLEVLLQNYTPETAINLLQGDFAPGQDGIKWLKPWLPAAALLAGVGLMGAALYGVQAHQLKQQVRSQTAANQKRYQQIFPAETRIVDLDAQLGQQMALLSNGTAQGMLLPLVGVTAEAMTGVPGLTLQAMQLREGALYVSLNASSLQAVEQLKKWFETPRAAQMEVQSANAGDRGVQIRIKLVAA from the coding sequence GTGCGCGAAACACTCTATTTTCGATTGCGCGGCCTCGATACTCCATCGTCCGTCGCCTATTGCATCGCCGGCGACAGCGCGGCGGTGTCGTTCGACGTTGCGCATGCGCCGCTGGAAACGGTTCTGGAACAGGCCGCAGGGCGGCGCGTGGTGGGGTTCATCCCCGGTGCGGATGTTCATCTGACCTGCATGGAACTGCCCGCGCGCCAACGCAGCAAGGCACTTCTGGCGGCGCCGTTCGCCCTGGAAGACCAGCTTGCCGATGACGTCGATGCCCTGCACTTTGCGATCGGCAGCAAACAGCCCTCCGGCTGGCCCCTGGCCGCGATCAGGCAAAGCACACTGGCCGCTTACGTTGAACGACTGGCTCAATACGGTGTCCGCGCAGATGCCCTGATCCCCGATCTTCTGGCCCTGCCGGTACCTGGCGATGAACAAATGGTGCTGCTCGTTGAGGCCCAGGATGTTCTGCTGCGAACTTCGGCTTATCAGGGACTGAGCTGCCTGCGCGACGACCTGCCGCTGTGTCTGCAACTCAGCGATCCGGACAAGCAGCGCACCCTGCGCGTGATCGTGCCACGCAACCAAACGTTTGACCCCAGCACCCTGGACGCCACGGTAGAACCCTTGTCGGGTTTTTCCGACCCGCTGGAAGTGCTGTTGCAGAATTACACGCCCGAGACCGCCATCAATCTGCTGCAAGGCGATTTTGCACCGGGACAGGACGGCATCAAATGGCTCAAGCCGTGGCTGCCTGCCGCGGCTTTGCTGGCCGGTGTGGGGCTGATGGGTGCGGCGCTGTATGGCGTGCAGGCTCATCAACTCAAGCAGCAGGTGCGGTCGCAAACGGCAGCCAACCAGAAACGTTATCAGCAGATTTTTCCGGCAGAGACCCGCATCGTTGATCTGGATGCGCAGCTGGGGCAGCAAATGGCCTTGCTGAGCAACGGCACGGCACAGGGCATGTTATTGCCGCTGGTGGGCGTGACCGCCGAGGCCATGACCGGCGTGCCCGGGTTGACCCTGCAGGCCATGCAGCTGCGCGAAGGGGCGCTGTACGTCAGCCTCAACGCCAGCAGCCTGCAAGCCGTTGAACAGCTCAAGAAATGGTTCGAGACGCCACGCGCGGCGCAGATGGAAGTCCAGTCTGCCAACGCGGGCGATCGCGGCGTACAGATCCGCATCAAACTGGTTGCCGCATGA
- the gspK gene encoding type II secretion system minor pseudopilin GspK: MKRPGKHRGVALITAILVVALAAIASTAILVSANLAIRRTANLQDSELGWWYANGIEAWVQSMLARDLDFNRTDARQEIMLPIDEGMARGSIIDLQGRFNLNNLGVENLEEYERHVGVWVRLLRHLEVAEEYQARALAASIRDWIDSDSQPTGADGAEDNDYLRLDPPYRTANRLLSSPSELLAIRGITPKLYTAIAQYVTALPVIPTPINVNTAEPVVLTALVSEPRPALEEFIRQREQKPAENLQDLINQGVFTASDVPNQMLATNSQFFMLRAEVLIGSGRVALYSSFFRPTGGQPAIFARSLNTP; the protein is encoded by the coding sequence TTGAAGCGCCCCGGCAAACATCGCGGGGTGGCGCTGATCACGGCGATTCTGGTGGTTGCGCTGGCCGCCATTGCCTCAACGGCGATCCTGGTTTCGGCAAACCTGGCGATCCGGCGCACCGCCAATCTGCAGGACTCGGAACTGGGCTGGTGGTATGCCAATGGCATTGAAGCCTGGGTTCAATCGATGCTCGCGCGCGACCTCGACTTCAATCGCACCGACGCACGTCAGGAAATCATGCTGCCGATCGACGAGGGCATGGCGCGCGGTTCGATCATCGACCTGCAGGGGCGTTTCAACCTGAACAATCTGGGCGTCGAAAACCTGGAAGAATACGAGCGCCATGTGGGTGTATGGGTGCGCCTGCTCCGGCATCTCGAAGTCGCCGAGGAATATCAGGCGCGCGCGCTGGCGGCCAGTATCCGCGACTGGATCGATTCAGACAGCCAGCCCACCGGCGCCGATGGCGCCGAAGATAACGACTACCTGCGGCTTGATCCGCCCTACCGCACCGCCAACCGGCTGCTGAGCAGCCCCTCCGAACTGTTGGCAATCCGCGGCATCACACCCAAGCTCTACACCGCAATCGCTCAATACGTCACCGCCCTGCCGGTGATCCCCACACCGATCAATGTCAACACCGCCGAGCCGGTTGTGCTCACCGCCCTGGTGTCGGAACCGCGCCCGGCGCTTGAGGAGTTCATCAGGCAACGTGAACAAAAACCAGCCGAAAACCTGCAAGATCTGATCAACCAGGGCGTTTTCACCGCCAGCGACGTGCCCAATCAGATGTTGGCCACCAACAGCCAGTTTTTCATGCTGCGTGCCGAGGTCCTGATAGGCAGTGGCCGAGTTGCCCTGTATAGTTCGTTCTTTCGCCCCACTGGCGGCCAGCCCGCCATCTTTGCTCGTAGCCTGAATACACCCTAG
- the gspJ gene encoding type II secretion system minor pseudopilin GspJ: MRLQRSAACHGFTLLELVVVMAIFAIFSLMAYGGLNSVLKTRAQVEEAQTRITDLQKAYLRLRNDVQQARFRPIRDGFGDPQPALYSGENGYLELTRGGWSNPLNLPRSSMERIAYRSEQGKLVRLSWRVLDRAQDSKMVETVLLDGVESVQWRFMNDQREWKNQWPDNITDRTQLALTPPPLAVELTLRLKDMDTLKFLFRIGEPYPAQALGTFQSSGSSGQTRTQGDLVPSPGTTAAPDSNMRDLN; the protein is encoded by the coding sequence ATGCGCCTTCAACGCTCTGCGGCTTGCCACGGTTTCACCTTGCTGGAGCTGGTCGTGGTGATGGCGATTTTTGCGATTTTTTCCCTGATGGCCTATGGCGGCCTGAATTCGGTACTCAAAACCCGCGCGCAGGTCGAAGAAGCACAAACACGCATCACCGACCTGCAAAAAGCGTATTTGCGCCTGCGCAACGATGTGCAGCAGGCTCGTTTTCGCCCTATCCGGGATGGCTTTGGCGACCCTCAGCCGGCACTGTATTCGGGTGAAAATGGTTATCTGGAATTGACGCGCGGCGGCTGGAGCAATCCGCTCAATCTGCCGCGCAGCAGCATGGAACGGATTGCCTATCGCTCCGAGCAAGGCAAGCTGGTGCGCTTGTCATGGCGAGTGCTTGATCGCGCACAGGACAGCAAAATGGTCGAGACCGTGCTGCTCGATGGAGTCGAATCGGTGCAGTGGCGATTCATGAACGATCAGCGTGAATGGAAAAACCAGTGGCCGGACAACATCACCGATCGCACTCAGCTCGCTCTGACCCCGCCACCGCTGGCGGTTGAGCTGACATTACGGCTCAAGGACATGGATACGCTGAAGTTTTTGTTCCGGATCGGCGAGCCCTACCCGGCTCAGGCACTGGGCACTTTTCAATCTTCGGGGTCATCCGGGCAAACCCGTACACAGGGCGATCTGGTGCCCTCACCCGGCACCACCGCTGCGCCCGACAGCAACATGAGAGACCTGAATTGA
- the gspI gene encoding type II secretion system minor pseudopilin GspI: protein MALKKPAALRARGFTLVEMLVAVAILAIAMSAILSGMARYADNAAYLRQRTVALWVAHNRLTELQLQQTWPDLGKSDGTVSMGGSQWLWQAEVLNTQDERLRRVNIRVMAPGQKNPKAGAAASLSAFLPYAR from the coding sequence ATGGCACTGAAAAAGCCAGCCGCCCTTCGCGCGCGCGGCTTTACGCTGGTTGAGATGCTGGTTGCCGTGGCCATTCTGGCCATTGCCATGTCGGCCATCCTCTCGGGCATGGCACGTTACGCCGATAACGCCGCATACCTGCGCCAGCGCACGGTCGCGCTGTGGGTGGCCCACAACCGGCTCACCGAACTGCAATTGCAGCAAACCTGGCCGGATCTGGGCAAATCCGATGGCACGGTCAGCATGGGCGGCAGCCAATGGCTGTGGCAGGCTGAAGTGCTCAACACCCAGGACGAACGCCTGCGCCGGGTCAATATCCGGGTTATGGCCCCCGGCCAGAAAAACCCCAAGGCCGGCGCTGCCGCCAGTCTGTCGGCATTTTTGCCGTACGCACGCTAA
- the gspH gene encoding type II secretion system minor pseudopilin GspH — MSLRARPAVAASIGGAHAPMSTPSTVHLPRGFTLIEMMVVVLIIGILLTFASLGVGNHTLEDTLDTESRRLIELFKLAQEEAEIKGWEIGFRYTDTHYQFLGLSDEGRWIFLPEGPLRARAIAEPLTLTLRVDDHPVPPAQNVDDDSQAPPTSNNAAASKPKAVIEPQVMVLSSGELTPFTLDVRAPGLTTYYRISGDLVGRLERQRLEDDRWH, encoded by the coding sequence ATGTCCCTGCGCGCGCGCCCCGCCGTTGCTGCGTCGATTGGCGGCGCGCACGCGCCGATGTCCACGCCCAGCACCGTGCACTTACCGCGCGGTTTCACCCTGATTGAAATGATGGTGGTGGTGCTGATCATCGGCATTTTGCTGACGTTTGCATCACTGGGCGTCGGCAACCATACCCTTGAGGACACCCTGGATACCGAATCGCGGCGACTGATCGAGCTTTTCAAGCTGGCGCAGGAAGAAGCCGAGATCAAGGGCTGGGAAATCGGCTTTCGTTATACCGATACGCATTATCAGTTTCTCGGCCTCAGTGATGAGGGACGCTGGATTTTTCTGCCTGAAGGACCGCTGCGCGCGCGCGCAATTGCCGAGCCGCTGACGCTGACACTGCGTGTGGACGATCATCCCGTCCCGCCCGCCCAGAACGTTGATGACGATTCACAGGCTCCGCCGACTTCCAACAACGCAGCGGCCAGCAAGCCCAAGGCCGTGATCGAGCCACAGGTGATGGTGCTGTCCAGCGGCGAGTTGACGCCATTTACGCTCGATGTGCGCGCCCCCGGACTGACCACCTACTACCGCATCAGCGGCGATCTGGTCGGGCGACTCGAACGCCAGCGCCTGGAGGATGACCGATGGCACTGA
- the gspG gene encoding type II secretion system major pseudopilin GspG: MARPLSLQRGFTLIEIMVVVVILGILAAVVVPNIMSRPDDARITKAKQDIRVLETQLNMYKLDNYVYPSTQQGLEALVNKPSGDPEPRNYRTGGYIKSLPKDPWGNPYQYLNPGTRGEFDLFSLGADNQPGGEGAAADIGNWSEN; this comes from the coding sequence ATGGCGCGCCCCTTGTCTTTGCAACGCGGCTTTACCCTGATCGAAATCATGGTTGTGGTCGTGATTCTGGGGATTCTGGCAGCCGTTGTCGTGCCCAACATCATGAGCCGCCCGGATGACGCCCGCATCACCAAAGCGAAGCAGGACATCCGCGTGCTCGAAACCCAGTTGAATATGTACAAACTGGATAACTACGTCTATCCCAGCACCCAGCAGGGCCTGGAAGCACTGGTGAACAAGCCTTCCGGCGATCCGGAACCCCGCAACTACCGTACCGGCGGCTACATCAAAAGCCTGCCCAAGGATCCGTGGGGGAATCCTTATCAATACCTGAATCCCGGAACACGCGGAGAGTTCGACCTGTTCTCACTCGGTGCCGACAACCAGCCTGGCGGCGAAGGCGCGGCAGCGGATATCGGAAACTGGTCGGAAAACTGA
- the rrtA gene encoding rhombosortase codes for MITESILRTWVPWRIPLLLIGLMLALDFLGGAVVQHALAWDRQAIAAGQWWRLWTGHLVHLSHYHLLLNVAGLLVLGLLCPQPLPALVWLRRLLVLGLGVGIGLLWAVPSLRWYVGMSGVIHGLFVLGLAPQIRRGDGIAIVCGLYLVGKVGWELYAGAPLSDEAAIGGRVITEAHALGVLSALGYGLVFGSFRDAPETVHSAPRST; via the coding sequence ATGATAACAGAGTCGATTTTGCGCACCTGGGTTCCGTGGCGTATTCCGCTGCTGCTGATCGGGCTGATGCTGGCGCTGGATTTTTTGGGCGGAGCAGTCGTGCAGCACGCGCTGGCATGGGATCGTCAGGCCATTGCGGCAGGACAATGGTGGCGGTTATGGACCGGGCATCTGGTTCATCTGAGCCATTACCATCTGCTGCTCAATGTAGCCGGCCTGCTGGTACTGGGGCTGCTCTGTCCGCAGCCGCTGCCGGCGCTGGTCTGGCTGCGGCGCCTGCTGGTGCTGGGGCTGGGCGTCGGCATCGGGCTGTTGTGGGCGGTGCCATCGCTGCGCTGGTACGTTGGCATGTCCGGCGTCATCCACGGGCTGTTCGTTCTTGGACTGGCACCGCAAATACGCCGCGGCGACGGTATTGCCATTGTCTGTGGCCTGTATCTGGTGGGAAAAGTCGGCTGGGAACTTTATGCGGGCGCGCCTTTATCCGATGAAGCGGCCATTGGTGGCCGCGTCATCACCGAAGCGCATGCGCTGGGGGTGCTGAGCGCATTGGGCTATGGCCTGGTATTCGGCAGTTTTAGAGACGCGCCGGAAACGGTACATTCTGCGCCCCGATCGACCTGA